The following proteins are co-located in the Rippkaea orientalis PCC 8801 genome:
- the dnaB gene encoding replicative DNA helicase — MVADYTLPPQNIEAEESILGGILLDREAMGRVADLITPDAFYVQAHKDIYEAALKLYAQGKPTDFLTVKSILEDHQLLEKVGGTDKLNQLLDSTVAAVNIDRYAALVMDKYLRRQLISAGHEITELGFETTKELEQVLDESEKKIFSLTQKRPQEGLIPIADTLVQTYSELEKRHQKTALPGIQTDFYDLDAMTGGLQRSDLIIIAGRPSMGKTAFGLAMAANVAQKSQLPVAIFSLEMSKEQLSLRLLAAESKIEGNRLRTGRFVQNEYEQLSMAIGTLSEMPIYIDDSATTSVMQIRSQVRRLQAEKKGELGLVLIDYLQLMEGSGGDNRNQELSKITRSLKGLAREAQVPVIALSQLSRGVEARNNKRPMMSDLRESGAIEQDADLIMMLYRDEYYNPDSVDRGIAEVIITKHRNGPTGVVKLLFQPEFTQFLNMQTKSNY; from the coding sequence ATGGTTGCTGATTATACATTACCACCCCAAAATATTGAAGCAGAAGAATCCATTTTAGGTGGAATTTTACTCGACCGTGAAGCCATGGGACGAGTGGCCGATTTAATCACCCCAGACGCTTTTTATGTCCAGGCACACAAAGATATTTATGAAGCTGCCCTTAAACTTTATGCTCAAGGAAAACCGACAGATTTTTTAACCGTAAAAAGTATTCTTGAAGACCATCAATTATTAGAAAAAGTAGGAGGAACTGATAAGTTAAATCAACTCTTAGATAGCACTGTTGCAGCCGTTAATATTGACCGTTATGCGGCGTTGGTTATGGATAAATACCTGCGCCGTCAATTAATTTCTGCTGGTCATGAAATCACCGAATTAGGGTTTGAAACTACCAAGGAATTAGAACAAGTTTTAGATGAGTCTGAAAAGAAAATTTTCAGCCTAACCCAAAAGCGTCCCCAAGAGGGATTAATTCCCATTGCGGATACCTTAGTTCAGACCTATTCAGAACTAGAAAAACGCCATCAGAAAACGGCGTTACCTGGCATTCAAACCGATTTTTATGACTTGGATGCTATGACAGGAGGGTTACAACGTTCTGACTTAATTATTATTGCGGGTCGGCCATCAATGGGAAAAACGGCCTTCGGATTAGCAATGGCAGCTAATGTTGCTCAAAAAAGTCAGTTACCTGTCGCTATTTTTAGCTTAGAAATGTCCAAGGAACAACTCTCTTTAAGGTTATTAGCTGCCGAGTCTAAAATTGAAGGAAACCGTCTGAGAACAGGGCGATTTGTACAGAATGAATACGAACAATTAAGTATGGCCATTGGAACCTTATCAGAAATGCCGATTTATATTGATGATTCAGCCACTACTAGCGTGATGCAAATTCGTTCCCAAGTCCGTCGTTTACAGGCAGAAAAAAAAGGAGAATTAGGCTTAGTTTTAATCGATTATTTACAGTTAATGGAAGGAAGTGGAGGAGATAATCGTAACCAAGAACTGTCTAAAATTACTCGTTCTTTAAAAGGATTAGCCCGTGAAGCGCAAGTTCCCGTAATTGCTTTATCTCAATTAAGTCGCGGTGTTGAAGCGAGGAATAACAAGCGTCCAATGATGTCAGATTTACGAGAAAGTGGTGCAATTGAACAGGATGCAGATTTAATTATGATGTTATACCGTGATGAATATTATAATCCTGATAGTGTTGATCGCGGTATTGCAGAAGTTATCATCACTAAACATAGAAATGGACCAACCGGAGTGGTTAAATTATTATTTCAGCCTGAATTTACCCAGTTTCTCAATATGCAAACCAAGTCTAACTATTAA
- a CDS encoding type II toxin-antitoxin system Phd/YefM family antitoxin, protein MFSYEITSPTEAKNSFFELLYKLAKNHQVFLINRQERENVALIAESNLVNLVETVYLLRSPANASRLFAALE, encoded by the coding sequence ATGTTCTCTTATGAAATAACATCTCCAACAGAAGCAAAAAATAGTTTCTTTGAACTTTTATATAAACTAGCAAAAAATCATCAAGTATTTCTGATTAACCGCCAAGAACGAGAAAACGTTGCTTTAATTGCAGAATCTAATTTAGTTAATTTAGTTGAAACTGTTTATTTATTACGTTCTCCTGCCAATGCTAGTCGTTTATTTGCTGCGCTTGAATAA
- a CDS encoding type II toxin-antitoxin system HicB family antitoxin, whose product MKLPYSIVIQWSNEDQKYIVSLPEFGPYAHTHGETYEESIKNAQEVLELLIEDYQARGKPLPIPLISSA is encoded by the coding sequence ATGAAATTACCTTATAGTATTGTGATTCAATGGTCTAATGAAGATCAAAAGTATATTGTTAGTTTACCCGAATTTGGTCCCTATGCTCATACCCATGGAGAAACTTATGAAGAATCGATCAAAAATGCCCAAGAAGTCTTAGAACTGTTAATTGAAGACTATCAAGCAAGAGGAAAACCCCTTCCTATTCCCTTAATTAGCAGTGCTTAA
- a CDS encoding TldD/PmbA family protein, with product MNLDRLEQLEVTFNQLSEFLIDQLNNAEHLSLELSSEQTQFIRFNNAKVRQTGLVTDGNIKLSFIANQRTVFMMFPFTGDLTTDQQNGLESLNYLRQDILQVPEDPHLVLPENKGTTREVYRGDLLVPEIAVKTLLPEVQNLDMTGIYTAGQVIRGNANSEGQNHWFATDSFCLDYSLIAPSEKAVKGILSGRNWDEQQYQTQIKSSQNQLLALNKSPKQIQPGGYRTYFAPAATADLLGMLSWGAISEASLRQGGSALMKLKEGKTLSPKLNLQENFSLGSVPKFNELGEISPDILPLITEGNLINTLVNSRTATEYKITANGANSSESLRSPELGKGTLSSEDIFNTLGTGLYLSNLHYLNWSDRTGGRITGMTRYACFWVENGEIVAPIKDLRFDDSLYRFWGENLEALTDFQEFIPETNTYERREIGGSLVPGMLVNDFQFTL from the coding sequence ATGAATTTAGATCGCTTAGAACAGTTAGAAGTAACGTTTAATCAATTGTCTGAATTTCTGATTGATCAATTAAATAATGCGGAGCATCTTTCTCTAGAATTAAGTAGTGAACAAACCCAATTTATCCGCTTTAATAATGCAAAAGTTCGTCAAACAGGATTGGTTACTGATGGTAATATTAAATTGAGTTTTATTGCTAATCAACGCACTGTTTTTATGATGTTTCCCTTCACGGGAGATCTGACGACAGATCAACAAAATGGTCTAGAAAGTCTTAATTATTTACGTCAAGACATTCTCCAAGTTCCTGAAGATCCCCATCTTGTATTACCTGAAAATAAGGGAACTACAAGAGAAGTTTATCGAGGGGATTTATTAGTTCCAGAAATAGCGGTTAAAACCCTTCTCCCTGAAGTACAAAACTTGGATATGACAGGAATTTATACCGCAGGACAAGTCATCCGAGGTAACGCTAATTCAGAGGGACAAAATCATTGGTTTGCTACGGATTCTTTTTGTTTAGACTATTCTTTAATTGCCCCTTCAGAAAAAGCAGTCAAAGGGATTTTATCGGGAAGAAACTGGGATGAACAGCAATATCAAACTCAAATAAAATCGTCTCAAAATCAACTTTTAGCCCTCAATAAATCTCCAAAACAAATACAACCTGGGGGCTATCGTACCTATTTTGCACCTGCGGCCACGGCTGATCTCTTAGGGATGCTATCTTGGGGTGCAATTAGTGAAGCGTCTCTGCGGCAGGGAGGAAGTGCTTTGATGAAGTTAAAAGAAGGTAAGACCCTATCTCCTAAGCTTAATTTACAGGAGAATTTTAGTCTGGGAAGCGTGCCTAAATTCAACGAATTGGGTGAAATTTCTCCTGATATTTTGCCTTTAATTACTGAAGGAAACCTAATCAATACTTTGGTTAATTCTCGGACAGCTACTGAATATAAAATTACCGCTAATGGAGCCAATTCTTCTGAATCTTTGAGATCCCCTGAATTGGGTAAAGGAACCTTATCCAGTGAGGATATTTTCAACACATTAGGCACGGGGTTATATCTATCTAATTTACACTATTTAAACTGGAGCGATCGCACGGGGGGAAGAATTACGGGAATGACCCGTTATGCCTGTTTTTGGGTAGAAAATGGCGAAATTGTGGCTCCTATTAAAGACCTCAGATTTGATGACAGTCTCTATCGTTTTTGGGGAGAAAATCTTGAAGCATTAACGGACTTTCAAGAATTTATTCCTGAAACCAATACCTATGAAAGACGCGAAATAGGAGGCAGTTTAGTCCCTGGAATGTTAGTTAATGATTTTCAATTTACTTTGTAG
- a CDS encoding TldD/PmbA family protein, with translation MQINLQTILNSINLNADWIGLRQVTETTTTRSMRDGKPQSNGRSQTQGIMVEVLAQGQFGYSATNYLTIESIQKAAEVAYKQAINAANWAVHSFSIDQRPKAVGHYYSPYLKPLELLSPQDINDLLFKVCETLKVSDKIVKTSALAQITETEVQLISSNGSDIYQKFLFIVSNYAATAQDASIIQTRTDSGLGSRCYQGGTELLDLETSINRAKIIGEQAVELLSAPDCPTATTQLVLAPDQMMLQIHESIGHPLEIDRILGDERNYAGSSFVKLSDFGNLVYGSPLMNVTFDPSVSGQFASYGFDDGGLQATREYLIKDGILLRGLGSLESQTRAKIPGVANFRACSWNRAPIDRMANINLEPGTSHFNEMISEIEYGVYMESNRSWSIDDYRNKFQFGCEYAKLIENGQLTKTVKNPNYRGITNQFWRGLSQVGNESTVEMYGTPFCGKGEPNQAIRVGHSSPVCVFDNVEVFGGMA, from the coding sequence ATGCAAATTAATCTCCAAACTATCCTGAACAGTATCAATTTAAACGCAGATTGGATCGGATTACGCCAAGTAACAGAAACCACCACTACCCGTTCGATGAGGGATGGCAAACCGCAAAGCAATGGCAGAAGTCAAACTCAAGGCATTATGGTAGAGGTCTTAGCACAAGGACAATTTGGCTATAGTGCCACTAATTATCTTACCATAGAAAGTATCCAAAAAGCTGCGGAAGTGGCTTATAAACAAGCAATAAATGCTGCCAATTGGGCGGTTCATTCCTTTAGTATTGACCAAAGACCTAAAGCAGTTGGACACTATTATTCTCCTTACCTAAAACCCCTAGAGTTATTAAGTCCTCAAGATATTAATGATCTGCTGTTTAAAGTCTGTGAAACCCTAAAAGTATCTGACAAAATTGTCAAAACCAGTGCCTTAGCACAAATCACAGAAACAGAAGTTCAATTGATTAGTAGTAACGGCTCAGATATTTATCAGAAATTCCTGTTTATTGTTAGTAATTATGCAGCAACTGCCCAAGATGCAAGCATTATTCAAACCCGAACTGATAGCGGATTAGGCAGTCGTTGTTATCAAGGAGGAACAGAACTATTAGACCTTGAAACTAGCATTAATCGCGCTAAAATAATCGGAGAACAAGCTGTTGAATTATTGTCAGCACCCGACTGTCCTACTGCCACAACCCAATTGGTATTAGCCCCCGATCAAATGATGTTGCAAATTCATGAAAGTATTGGACATCCGCTAGAAATTGATCGCATTTTAGGGGATGAAAGGAACTATGCTGGCTCAAGTTTTGTTAAACTCTCAGACTTCGGAAATTTGGTCTACGGATCACCTTTGATGAACGTTACCTTTGATCCTTCAGTATCAGGGCAATTCGCTAGTTATGGCTTTGATGATGGGGGTTTACAGGCTACGCGGGAATATTTGATCAAAGACGGAATCCTCTTAAGAGGATTAGGAAGTTTAGAAAGTCAAACGAGAGCAAAAATTCCAGGAGTAGCCAATTTTCGGGCTTGTTCTTGGAACCGTGCCCCCATTGATCGCATGGCGAATATTAATCTTGAACCCGGAACTTCTCACTTTAATGAGATGATTTCTGAGATTGAATACGGGGTTTATATGGAAAGTAATCGTTCTTGGTCTATTGATGATTATCGGAATAAATTTCAGTTTGGTTGTGAGTATGCTAAACTCATTGAAAATGGACAATTAACCAAGACCGTAAAAAATCCAAATTATCGGGGAATAACTAATCAGTTTTGGCGAGGATTATCCCAAGTCGGAAATGAATCAACCGTTGAGATGTATGGAACTCCTTTTTGTGGTAAAGGAGAACCTAACCAAGCGATTCGAGTCGGTCATTCTTCCCCGGTTTGTGTGTTTGATAATGTTGAAGTTTTTGGAGGTATGGCATGA
- a CDS encoding pentapeptide repeat-containing protein: MKASQLLQQYEQGRRDFRGEDLRGQSFRGKNLAHTDFSQADIRGTNFTQANLTGAKFCQAKGGLTKPREILLGLISFLLAGLSGIFSGLSGGLVLLIFDSSHLINQIVGWTALIILMIFCIFSYYQGLTGGVAAATLSFMGTLVVALVITQEVSISVTTILYIGVIFIGHVAVALAGALTGALAGAFAGATVGAVIGVGAFPLAIIFALALAEANDKLFSIAGAVTAVIILSLLSIYLGLRAMKGDNRDSWLRHLAFAFSAIGGTSFYRANLTNADLTGALLKGTDLRDADLTRTRFYQAQQLNRARVDNTILAQPEIRDLLIDPTTGYKQYYYKANLRGANLDYANLHGANLKQADLTDATLRHANLEGANLTKILASGTDFSGATFHGVCIEGWKIDVFTKLGQVDCEYVFLREKPNEYGSRERCPYDPEGKFEPGDFELLYKVRNYAQAQLED; encoded by the coding sequence ATGAAAGCATCACAACTACTGCAACAGTATGAACAAGGCAGAAGGGACTTCCGAGGAGAAGACCTCAGAGGTCAATCGTTTAGAGGAAAAAACCTCGCCCATACAGACTTCAGTCAAGCCGATATTCGAGGGACTAATTTTACCCAGGCTAACCTAACAGGAGCCAAATTTTGTCAGGCTAAAGGAGGACTGACTAAACCAAGAGAAATTCTTTTAGGATTGATTTCTTTTTTATTGGCTGGACTATCAGGGATTTTTTCAGGATTATCCGGCGGTTTAGTCCTATTAATCTTTGATAGTTCTCATCTGATCAATCAAATCGTCGGTTGGACTGCCTTAATTATTTTGATGATTTTTTGTATCTTCAGTTACTATCAGGGATTAACTGGGGGAGTAGCAGCGGCGACTCTCTCCTTTATGGGGACTTTAGTGGTGGCTCTGGTAATCACACAAGAGGTTTCTATCTCCGTGACTACTATCTTATACATTGGAGTGATTTTTATTGGTCATGTTGCTGTTGCTCTAGCAGGAGCTCTTACAGGAGCCCTCGCTGGAGCTTTTGCTGGAGCAACTGTGGGTGCTGTCATTGGGGTTGGTGCTTTCCCCCTAGCGATCATTTTTGCCTTAGCTTTAGCTGAAGCTAACGATAAACTCTTTTCCATTGCAGGAGCCGTGACTGCTGTTATAATTTTGAGCTTACTGAGCATTTATCTGGGTTTACGCGCGATGAAAGGGGATAATCGAGATAGTTGGCTGCGTCATCTGGCTTTTGCTTTTTCAGCGATCGGAGGAACCAGTTTTTATCGAGCGAATTTAACTAATGCGGACTTAACGGGAGCTTTGCTCAAAGGAACCGATTTAAGAGACGCTGATTTAACTCGTACTCGCTTTTATCAAGCTCAACAACTCAACCGCGCTAGAGTCGATAATACTATCCTCGCTCAACCGGAAATTAGAGACTTACTGATTGATCCGACAACGGGCTACAAACAATACTATTACAAAGCCAATTTACGAGGAGCTAATCTCGATTATGCTAACTTACACGGGGCTAATCTCAAGCAAGCGGATCTCACCGATGCAACTTTACGACACGCTAATTTAGAGGGAGCTAATCTTACTAAAATTTTAGCATCAGGAACCGATTTTAGCGGAGCAACTTTTCATGGTGTTTGTATCGAAGGGTGGAAAATTGATGTTTTTACAAAATTAGGGCAAGTTGATTGTGAATACGTTTTTTTAAGGGAAAAACCGAATGAATACGGTAGTCGAGAACGTTGTCCCTATGATCCAGAGGGAAAATTTGAACCTGGGGACTTTGAACTGTTGTATAAAGTGAGAAATTACGCTCAAGCACAGCTTGAAGATTGA
- a CDS encoding carbonic anhydrase: protein MKKLIEGLQQFQTGYFSSHKALFEELSHGQHPRILFITCSDSRIDPNLITQAQVGELFVIRNAGNIIPPYRAANGGEGAAIEYAISALNIEEIIVCGHSHCGAMKGLLKLDSLSEKMPLVHDWLKHAEATRRVIKDNYGHFQGEELLEITVAENVLTQLENLQTYPVVRSRLHQGNLTLHGWIYRIETGEVLAYDGLSHDFVAPQSRLSVPEPEYNLHPSCPVSTQTPFTIPQSNGKGSDNANNGSSLPGYEHLSVEQSRRIYQGSR from the coding sequence ATGAAAAAACTAATCGAGGGGCTACAGCAGTTTCAAACAGGCTATTTTAGCAGCCATAAAGCCCTATTTGAAGAACTCAGTCACGGTCAACACCCCAGGATTCTGTTTATTACTTGTTCTGACTCTCGCATTGACCCCAATTTAATCACCCAAGCTCAGGTGGGAGAACTGTTTGTCATTCGCAATGCGGGTAATATTATTCCTCCCTATAGAGCCGCTAATGGTGGAGAAGGAGCGGCCATTGAATACGCCATTTCTGCACTAAACATTGAAGAAATCATTGTTTGTGGACATTCCCATTGTGGAGCAATGAAAGGACTACTCAAACTGGATAGTTTGTCTGAAAAAATGCCTTTAGTGCATGATTGGCTCAAACACGCAGAAGCAACCCGACGGGTAATTAAAGACAATTATGGCCATTTTCAAGGGGAAGAACTCCTCGAAATTACCGTCGCGGAAAATGTTTTAACCCAACTGGAAAATTTACAAACCTATCCAGTCGTTCGTTCTCGACTGCATCAAGGCAATTTAACCTTACATGGTTGGATTTATCGCATTGAAACCGGAGAAGTTCTTGCCTATGATGGCTTATCCCATGATTTTGTTGCTCCCCAAAGTCGCTTAAGTGTTCCTGAACCTGAATACAATTTACATCCAAGTTGTCCGGTTAGCACTCAAACTCCTTTCACCATTCCTCAATCTAATGGAAAAGGCTCAGACAATGCCAACAATGGCTCTTCTTTACCAGGATACGAGCATCTTTCCGTAGAGCAGTCCCGACGTATCTATCAAGGTTCTCGATAG